A single region of the Phormidium ambiguum IAM M-71 genome encodes:
- a CDS encoding antibiotic biosynthesis monooxygenase family protein — MLKQAIDRAKILIITCLLMLGFSLTFPSSAQAGTGKALEFATASSSVEVATIYETSFTTQKSVGKSLKVGSKLMKKAPGFQGFSMWQSQDGTQLVVFSQWQDLASYQAYAPNLTAVSSKTTAATPPTPTSTLIFEVVSVQPGIKGATPALRGKEAVVQLTQFIAKNSEDRSQILTQVTNMIPELLEKQPIPQSVMLLKGVETEQVALLTNWNCSALFADVGEPVAIEPSSDLVALADNEHHLYNVVTIVPAEVKEEE; from the coding sequence ATGCTTAAACAGGCGATCGATCGAGCAAAAATATTGATAATTACTTGCTTGTTAATGCTAGGATTTTCGCTCACATTTCCCAGTTCCGCACAAGCTGGAACCGGAAAAGCTCTAGAATTTGCAACAGCAAGTAGCTCAGTTGAAGTCGCAACTATTTACGAGACTTCTTTTACAACTCAGAAAAGCGTAGGAAAATCACTCAAAGTCGGCAGTAAGCTGATGAAAAAAGCTCCCGGATTTCAGGGATTTTCCATGTGGCAAAGTCAGGATGGGACACAGTTAGTCGTTTTCTCCCAATGGCAGGATTTAGCTAGTTATCAAGCTTATGCTCCTAATTTAACCGCAGTCTCCAGCAAAACTACTGCCGCAACACCTCCGACACCTACAAGCACTTTGATTTTTGAGGTTGTGTCAGTTCAACCGGGGATTAAGGGTGCAACTCCAGCGTTACGGGGGAAAGAAGCTGTGGTTCAGTTGACTCAATTTATAGCGAAAAATTCTGAAGATCGATCGCAAATCCTCACCCAAGTTACAAATATGATTCCTGAACTTCTCGAAAAGCAACCAATTCCCCAATCAGTTATGCTTCTCAAAGGTGTAGAAACCGAACAAGTTGCCCTTTTAACTAACTGGAATTGCAGTGCTTTATTTGCGGATGTTGGCGAACCTGTAGCGATCGAACCAAGCAGCGATCTAGTTGCTCTAGCAGATAACGAACACCATCTCTACAACGTAGTTACTATTGTCCCAGCAGAAGTGAAGGAAGAAGAGTAA
- a CDS encoding DUF4079 domain-containing protein, with product MNSDSIIFKSLIAFAHPLLMLATLGGGFYALYLGLQVRRTRTADKEERKELIKGKYNQKHFQIGSILLAIWVIGGIGGMAATYTLFHKLFVSPHLILGLLSVGVVAIAAAFAPLMQQGQEWARVAHITIATTMIGLVLAQTYTGLQIVQKLLNDLLGTA from the coding sequence ATGAATAGCGACTCTATTATTTTTAAATCTCTCATTGCTTTCGCTCACCCATTGTTAATGTTGGCAACATTGGGAGGCGGTTTTTATGCACTTTACTTGGGTTTGCAAGTGAGACGAACCCGCACTGCTGATAAAGAGGAAAGAAAAGAACTGATCAAAGGAAAGTACAATCAAAAACACTTTCAAATTGGTTCAATCTTGCTTGCCATTTGGGTAATCGGTGGTATTGGTGGTATGGCAGCAACCTATACCCTTTTTCATAAGCTATTTGTTAGTCCGCACTTGATTTTGGGATTGTTATCAGTTGGTGTGGTAGCGATCGCCGCTGCATTTGCACCTTTGATGCAACAAGGCCAGGAATGGGCTAGAGTTGCCCATATTACGATCGCTACCACCATGATTGGTTTAGTTCTGGCACAAACCTACACAGGTCTGCAAATTGTCCAGAAACTCTTAAACGATCTACTAGGAACTGCTTGA
- a CDS encoding YoaK family protein, with the protein MTVVPQRNSTFNLSAFLISDRPAGFLLSWVAGFVDTSAFIILFGIFTAHVTGNIALAGSSFVSSDTETTITRLLMLPTFMLTVALTSLLAKYARYKKWSVFAVLLTAEAIALSIFLAVGTTLSPALLLDVQEEYILPIGMSGVVAMAIQNALMKESHGVFKSYIPTTVMTGNTTQLTIDIVHFFSAKFSTSESAKKEAADAWERMSRFIPVVIGFALGGLGAAFFILVSESWWSLMFPVVIISVLAIAAYIEHARQSSVA; encoded by the coding sequence ATGACTGTAGTTCCACAACGTAATTCTACGTTTAATTTAAGTGCTTTTCTGATTAGCGATCGCCCAGCAGGTTTCTTGCTCAGTTGGGTAGCAGGTTTCGTTGATACATCGGCTTTTATAATTTTGTTTGGCATTTTCACCGCCCATGTCACAGGCAATATTGCATTAGCTGGTTCATCTTTTGTCAGTTCCGACACCGAAACAACCATTACCCGTCTGCTGATGCTACCCACATTCATGCTGACAGTGGCGCTAACATCACTACTAGCAAAATATGCTCGATATAAGAAATGGTCGGTTTTTGCCGTGTTGCTAACTGCGGAAGCGATCGCCTTAAGCATTTTCTTAGCGGTAGGTACAACTCTATCACCTGCATTATTGTTAGATGTGCAAGAAGAATATATTTTGCCCATTGGAATGTCAGGCGTAGTAGCAATGGCAATCCAAAATGCCTTAATGAAAGAGTCGCACGGGGTATTTAAAAGTTACATTCCCACCACAGTAATGACGGGAAATACAACTCAACTGACGATCGATATTGTGCATTTCTTCAGTGCCAAATTTTCTACTAGTGAGTCAGCAAAAAAAGAAGCAGCTGACGCTTGGGAAAGAATGAGCCGATTTATTCCCGTAGTTATAGGATTTGCTCTTGGTGGATTAGGTGCAGCATTTTTCATATTGGTGTCAGAATCTTGGTGGAGTTTGATGTTTCCCGTAGTCATTATTTCAGTTTTAGCGATCGCCGCTTACATCGAACACGCTCGTCAGTCTTCAGTCGCTTAA